From one Comamonas piscis genomic stretch:
- a CDS encoding porin — translation MTEHAMPPSFFPPITSRSSEPPPPVRRACARLLPSLVALAAAVMAMPGQAQTSVRLYGTVDTAMGWTRVSGSPAQKGLLSGGQSDSLWGLQGRETLGGGSYAAFALEGGIDTAHGALDDLARPFNYQSWVGLGHSTWGELRLGRQYTVGQAFVSAIEVGSWKDFGLGALLRASDNYQVSRQISWRSPQWAGVQLGASYSFDTADAAAGDTAAVGGTDHKLYSLALRYEDGPWLLAASWEQASTVSPAGGVGRQPSAAQLGASYNLGVARLAAGWSRQRNGFVGRNGGDGPADLQAAGLQGLGPIEFIDGGRLDALYLGASIPVGHGELQLQWSQARPNWDWQDSGARAQTSQVVSLGYLHPLSLRTSLYAFVAHGRAYALDTALDASQPKVSRVAFGLNTRF, via the coding sequence ATGACCGAGCATGCTATGCCACCGTCGTTTTTTCCTCCGATCACCTCGCGCTCGTCAGAGCCCCCGCCACCAGTACGGCGGGCATGTGCGCGCCTGCTGCCCAGCTTGGTAGCGCTAGCGGCGGCCGTCATGGCGATGCCTGGTCAGGCGCAGACCAGCGTGCGCCTGTATGGCACGGTCGATACAGCGATGGGCTGGACCCGGGTGAGCGGTTCGCCGGCACAAAAGGGCTTGCTGAGTGGTGGCCAGTCGGATTCGCTCTGGGGCTTGCAGGGCCGCGAGACACTAGGCGGCGGCAGCTATGCAGCATTTGCGTTGGAGGGCGGCATCGACACCGCCCACGGTGCGCTGGATGATCTGGCGCGGCCGTTCAACTACCAGTCCTGGGTGGGCCTGGGGCACAGCACTTGGGGAGAGCTGCGCCTGGGGCGCCAGTACACCGTGGGCCAGGCCTTTGTCAGCGCGATCGAGGTGGGGTCCTGGAAGGACTTCGGCCTGGGCGCCTTGCTGCGGGCCTCGGACAACTACCAAGTGTCCAGGCAGATCAGCTGGCGCAGTCCGCAATGGGCTGGCGTGCAACTGGGCGCAAGTTATAGCTTTGATACGGCGGATGCAGCTGCCGGTGACACGGCTGCTGTCGGGGGCACGGACCACAAGCTCTACAGCCTGGCGTTGCGCTATGAAGATGGCCCTTGGCTGCTTGCCGCCAGCTGGGAACAAGCCAGTACCGTCAGTCCCGCTGGAGGGGTGGGCCGCCAACCCAGCGCCGCGCAGCTGGGTGCCAGCTATAACTTGGGCGTAGCGCGCCTGGCGGCGGGCTGGAGCCGCCAGCGCAATGGCTTTGTCGGGCGCAACGGCGGCGATGGCCCGGCCGATCTGCAGGCCGCCGGGCTCCAGGGCTTGGGGCCTATCGAGTTCATCGATGGCGGCCGCCTGGATGCGCTCTATCTGGGCGCGTCTATTCCTGTCGGCCATGGCGAGCTGCAACTGCAGTGGTCCCAGGCGCGTCCGAACTGGGATTGGCAGGACAGCGGCGCGCGCGCCCAAACCAGTCAGGTCGTGTCGCTGGGCTACCTCCATCCGCTGTCGCTGCGCACCAGCCTGTATGCCTTTGTCGCCCACGGCCGAGCCTATGCACTGGATACGGCCTTGGACGCCAGCCAGCCCAAGGTGAGTCGGGTGGCGTTTGGGCTGAACACCCGTTTCTGA